GAGATATCTGGGCATCTTCTTCTACAATCTCCTTTTTTCTCTTTTTCATAAATTGGTTTTATCTTTATATCACATAAGTTTGCTATTAACTCGCTTAGCTCATTTATAGTTATTTCTTTGTCCATTCCTATATTTAAAACTTCTCCTACTGTCTTTTTGTTCTCCGCCGCCACTATCGTGGCATTTACTGTGTCGTCTATATAGGTAAAAGATCTTGTTTGATTTCCATCTCCATAAATTATTGGATTTTTTCCAGACAAAATTCTATTTATAAATATTGACACAACCTGTCCATAAGAAGTGCCTATAAGGCGTGGGCCGTAAGTATTAAAATATCTCAAAATAGTGATTGGCAAGCCATAATTCTTATAGTATGAGAGACAAATTAATTCTCCTATAAATTTGCTTCCTGAATAGGAATGACGGAAAGTTTCAACGGGATTATCAAGGTGGCAGACAGCATTTTCTGGCGTAGGAATTTCTTTGGCTTCCCCATATATCTCAGATGATGAAGCGAATACAACTCTTTTTATATCTCCATTCAGAGCACTCTCTAGAATATTTTCAGTTCCATAGATGTTTGTTTTCATAACAAGCAAAGGTTGTTCATAAAAATATTTTGTTCCATTTATGGCTGCCAGATGATATATTATGTCTGTATCCTCTAACAAGCTTCTTAAAATCTTTTTGTCATTTATATCTCCTTTAACTAATTTGAAGTTTTTATTACCTAATAAGTGTTTTATATTTTCTTTTTTACCTCTCCAAAAGTTGTCAAGACATATTACTTCTTGGTGCTTTTCTAAAAGAGCCTCACAAAGATGGCTGCCAATAAATCCAGCTCCGCCAGTTACTAAAGCTCTCATTCTCTACCCTCTATTAACTTGAAATATTTACTCGGTCTGCCAATTCCCTCATAAATAAAACCATTCTTTATTGCTTTATGTGGATCTATAACATGTCTTCCATCTACAATGCAGCGATTACGCATTATCTTTTTTAATTTTAGCAAATCAATATCATAAAAGAGTTTATGGTCTGTCATTATTACAATACAATCGGATTTTTCACACGCCTCATACATATCTTTTCTAAAATCTATTTCTCCCAAATTTTTACTCACATCCTCTGGCTTTACAAAAGGATCAAAACAAACTATTTCAAATCCTTCGTTTCTTAGATTTTCTATTACTATTTTTGCAGGAGTATTCCTAATATCATTTGTATCTGATTTAAATGCTAACCCCAAGATTGTTATTTTGGGATTTTCAATTTTCTTTTCTGAAATTACCTTATGGATAAGCATCATTATTCTATTTGGCATACTGCTATTTATCAATCTAGCAATCTTTACTAAACTCAATTCTTCACCATATTTTTCAGCGGTAGATGCAAGTATAAATGGATCTTTTGGAAGACACGAGCCGCCGACGCCCGCTCCTGGTTTCAGGATATTATTTCTGCTATAATCTTTATTTGCTGCATTTATCGCCTCAATTACATCTATACCCAACGCATAACACACATTTGCAAATTGATTAGCTAGAGCAATATTTACATCTCTATAAGTGTTATCCATTAACTTAACCATTTCTGCAACTCGTGGTGAAGACACCTTTATAACTTTTTCATTTAGGATGCTAAAGATGCCAGCAACAACATCAGTGGTATGCTTATCTATTCCTCCAACAACTTTTGGAAGTGTAAAAAATTCTTCCATTGCCCTTCCTTCAACCGTCCTTTCTGGGCAAAATGCAACCCCGAAATCTTTTCCACATTTCATGTTTGAATATTTTTCAAGCAATGGAATGACAATATTTTCTGTGGTCAGCGGAGGGACTGTGCTTTTTAGAACGATAATGCTATTTTTGTTCATGTTTCTTCCAATCTTTTCACAAGCAGATTTTACATAATCCATTTTTGGAGTATAGAATTCATCAATAGGTGTCCCAACAGTAATTATTATGAAACGAGAGGAAGCAATGACTTCCTCATCGTTGGATGCAACAAATGCTCCGTTCTCAACACACCTCTTTAAAGCATCATTTAACCCTGGTTCGTAAATTGGAGATATGCCTCTATTTATCATATCTACAACTTTAGTATTTATTTCGTATCCAATTACTTTGACATTTTTAGAAGCAAATGCAACTGCCAGAGGAATTCCTACATAACCCAAACCTACAACACATATTTTTTCCTTTCCTTTTGATATATTTTCAATAATTTTTTCTGGGTTTGTTCCATACATTTCAATCACCTCCTTCAGGCGGAATAATACCTTTTCTTTCAAGCACCACCTGATTTGCAAGAAGATAAGAATTTATGCTACCAATATCAAACCAATATGGAGGATTGACAACATACCCATATAATAGATTTTCAGCAGCTATTTTTGGAAGAATTGACTTCTCTATAGATACTTTCCCATATGGAATTAAATCTAAGATTTCTGGCTCCATTATAACATATCCAGCATGAG
The Thermoplasmatales archaeon DNA segment above includes these coding regions:
- a CDS encoding GDP-mannose 4,6-dehydratase, with the protein product MRALVTGGAGFIGSHLCEALLEKHQEVICLDNFWRGKKENIKHLLGNKNFKLVKGDINDKKILRSLLEDTDIIYHLAAINGTKYFYEQPLLVMKTNIYGTENILESALNGDIKRVVFASSSEIYGEAKEIPTPENAVCHLDNPVETFRHSYSGSKFIGELICLSYYKNYGLPITILRYFNTYGPRLIGTSYGQVVSIFINRILSGKNPIIYGDGNQTRSFTYIDDTVNATIVAAENKKTVGEVLNIGMDKEITINELSELIANLCDIKIKPIYEKEKKGDCRRRCPDISKARKILKWEPKTTLEEGLKITINWFKEKIKK
- a CDS encoding nucleotide sugar dehydrogenase encodes the protein MKEKVLFRLKEVIEMYGTNPEKIIENISKGKEKICVVGLGYVGIPLAVAFASKNVKVIGYEINTKVVDMINRGISPIYEPGLNDALKRCVENGAFVASNDEEVIASSRFIIITVGTPIDEFYTPKMDYVKSACEKIGRNMNKNSIIVLKSTVPPLTTENIVIPLLEKYSNMKCGKDFGVAFCPERTVEGRAMEEFFTLPKVVGGIDKHTTDVVAGIFSILNEKVIKVSSPRVAEMVKLMDNTYRDVNIALANQFANVCYALGIDVIEAINAANKDYSRNNILKPGAGVGGSCLPKDPFILASTAEKYGEELSLVKIARLINSSMPNRIMMLIHKVISEKKIENPKITILGLAFKSDTNDIRNTPAKIVIENLRNEGFEIVCFDPFVKPEDVSKNLGEIDFRKDMYEACEKSDCIVIMTDHKLFYDIDLLKLKKIMRNRCIVDGRHVIDPHKAIKNGFIYEGIGRPSKYFKLIEGRE